In the genome of Cherax quadricarinatus isolate ZL_2023a chromosome 40, ASM3850222v1, whole genome shotgun sequence, one region contains:
- the LOC138853787 gene encoding uncharacterized protein → MINAVRRILPKVSTTTPSNSTLQGAPLGHQAIDTVLKDKLNDLMRMEEKISNLDAHDALYLLTRCLTIPRLTHFLRCAPSFDNPTLDEYDAHLRSTLKKALNLSLEDQQWDQATLPVRLGGIGVRKATHVALPAFLSSCLASSALVEKIVPERLRDVVGAQDPRFTEAAIRWDTLTDSSSRPTPPKEHKQSHWDKPIMEKIANTMLSNASGKGKALLLAVKAPHSGDFLLAVPNSSLGTRLDPQAIRIGVTLRLAAPILTEHRCICGRGTADQFGLHGLVCHTAEGKYARHEEVNDIITRSLATARCPAQREPQVQRSDRSQKRPDGATMLPWKDGKQIAWDYKCAATLADTYLPYSVVEGGGAASHRETQKIRKYEDLPSCYNFIPIGSETLGAWGKCALKFLIELGEKLIIETKDHRATSFLF, encoded by the coding sequence atgatcaatgctgtgcgaagaatcctcccaaaagtctctactaccactccgtccaacagcaCCCTCcagggagcaccgctgggtcaccaggccatcgacacagtcctcaaggacaaattgaatgacctgatgagaatggaggagaaaataagcaatcttgatgcccatgatgctctgtatctcctcacaaggtgccttactattccaagactcactcacttcctgaggtgtgcaccctcttttgacaacccaacactcgacgaatatgacgcacacctgaggtcaacccttaagaaggcactgaacctgtcactagaggatcagcaatgggatcaggcaaccctcccagtgcgactgggaggtataggggtgcgcaaggcaacgcatgttgctttacctgcttttctgtcttcgtgtttggcttccagtgcattagtcgagaagattgttcccgaacgcttgagagatgtggtaggagctcaagaccccaggtttactgaagcagcgattcggtgggacacccttacagattcctccagtagaccaactcctcccaaagaacacaaacagtcccactgggacaaaccgatcatggaaaaaatcgccaacacaatgctctccaatgcctcaggaaagggCAAAGCTcttctcctggcagtgaaggcaccacactcaggagatttcctgttagctgttcccaattcctccttgggcactcgactagacccacaggccattcggattggtgttactcttcgcctagccgcccccatcctcaccgaacataggtgtatttgcggcagggggacagctgatcaattcggacttcatggtctcgtgtgtcacacagcagaagggaagtatgccaggcatgaggaggtcaatgacatcataacgagaagcctcgccacagcccgttgcccagctcaacgggaaccccaagtgcagaggtctgacagaagtcaaaagcgtcctgatggagccactatgctaccttggaaggatggaaagcagattgcctgggactacaaatgtgccgccacattggcggacacctacttgccatactccgtagtggaagggggtggagctgccagccacagggagacccagaagatccgcaaatatgaagaccttccctcttgctataacttcatcccaatagggtcggagacccttggagcatggggcaagtgtgctctaaaattcctaatagagctgggtgaaaagctcatcatagaaaccaaggaccacagggcgaccagctttctcttttag